In the genome of bacterium, the window CGTGTCGTGGGTTCAAAAGGCAACTCCGGGGTCACTAGGGGTCATCAGATTCCCATTGCTGGGAACGAATCCGCTGCTGCTCCATCAAGACCCCAGCCGAGTCAGCGCACTCGTCTGGACGTGGGGGTAGATGGCCCGCTGGATGGACTAAATGGCCCGGTACTGGTGTGTGGCCCTGCTGTTGACGCGCTAGGGCTACTACCCGACGGGTCCGTGCAGACGGTGGTGACGTCCCCCCCGTATTGGTCGCTGCGGGATTACTCGGCCGAGGGACAAATCGGCCGCGACGATGCTTTGGGTGAATATGTCAAAAGCATCGTCATGGCATTTGACCAGGTGCGGCGAGTGCTGACTGATGGCGGCACCGTGTGGTTGAACGTAGGCGACTCCTATACCTCAGGGAATCGCCGATACCGGGCGCCAGACCGCAAAAACCGAGCTCGGGCTATGGCGGTTCGGCCTCCCACTCCAGAAGGCTTGAAGCCGAAAGACCTGATTGGCGTTCCGTGGCGACTGGCGTTCGCCCTCCAGGATGCGGGCTGGTGGCTGCGCTCCGAGGTCATCTGGTACAAGCCCAACGCCCATCCTGAGTCGGTTTCTGACCGCCCCACCAAATCGCATGAGACCGTGTTCTTACTGTCCAAGAGCCAGGACTACTACTACGACACGGCCGCAGTACCGGGCCCCAACGGTCGCCGGCTCCGCACCATGTGGGACATCAACACTGAACCCCGAAGGAAGGACGCTGGCGGCATCGAAGACCACCCAGCCGTCATGCCTATGACCCTGGCCCAACGATGTATCCAAATCACCAGCCGGCCGGGTGACACCGTCCTTGACCCCTATGCCGGCTCTGGCACCACTCTCATTGCCGCCCAGGAACTCGGTCGCAACTGGGCAGGAATCGAACTGAACCCCGCATACGTCGACCTGATCGAGCGCCGAGTAACCGAGCGAGCCAGCCTTACGACAAATCCATCGGCCACGGCGATCTTCGGGCCAGCATTGAATCTCTTTCTCCCATGGAAACGAGGTTCGTCAGTAGGATCATCGACTCGCTCTCGTCCCCACTCCAAGCTGAGATCTCAGAAACTTGGTTAGGTCAGACTCCGGGGTGGACCGAGTACTTCGGCCTCACGATCTCAGTCCACCACGGAACCACCACCGAACCTCTGGGCCTAGTCAGCTTCGAAGTTGCATTCCGCAACGCCTGCGAGGCAGTCGGCTGGACAGTCGACGAGCCGGGACAGCCACTCAGCGCTTCGTGGACATGACGGTCCAAACCAGCGATGGTGAAGACCGGAAGCTGTCCCTGAAGTCCGCCGCCGCCCAAAGGTTGTCCGAAACCGCCGCCCGCATTTCCCTCGACCGCTCCGACGCCAAGATCACGGTCAAACAAATCAAACTCTCAGCATGCACGATCCACACGGAATGGAGCTTCGACCACTCGTTCCGAGGACAGCCTCGGTGAACTCCACCGGCTCTGCCTGCCTAGGATGACACCGCTGTTTGTCAAGTAACCGGGCGAATGACTGCGTGGCCCTTGTTTACTAGCTGGGCAATGGAGCGGTCTTGGCTCAGACTTTCGCCAAAGCCCACTACCAGTTCTTGGCCAACGGCAACGGCCAGCTTTTCGAGGGTCTCCAGCGTCGGCCGGGTCCCGCCGCCTTCCATTCGCGCCACCGCCGACTGGGTGGTTCCCATGCGCTCAGC includes:
- a CDS encoding helix-turn-helix transcriptional regulator; translated protein: MGERALWKDVRGLSAGDAHRAYEDEARISEFQELVYRLRTEAELTQAELAERMGTTQSAVARMEGGGTRPTLETLEKLAVAVGQELVVGFGESLSQDRSIAQLVNKGHAVIRPVT
- a CDS encoding site-specific DNA-methyltransferase translates to MCGPAVDALGLLPDGSVQTVVTSPPYWSLRDYSAEGQIGRDDALGEYVKSIVMAFDQVRRVLTDGGTVWLNVGDSYTSGNRRYRAPDRKNRARAMAVRPPTPEGLKPKDLIGVPWRLAFALQDAGWWLRSEVIWYKPNAHPESVSDRPTKSHETVFLLSKSQDYYYDTAAVPGPNGRRLRTMWDINTEPRRKDAGGIEDHPAVMPMTLAQRCIQITSRPGDTVLDPYAGSGTTLIAAQELGRNWAGIELNPAYVDLIERRVTERASLTTNPSATAIFGPALNLFLPWKRGSSVGSSTRSRPHSKLRSQKLG